A genome region from Streptomyces pratensis includes the following:
- a CDS encoding intradiol ring-cleavage dioxygenase encodes MTENQGPAHKKNLTRRRVILAGGAVVAAAGVGAGVVATASAGEEESAASGTTAGQGETCYRLTSETTEGPYYIDADKIRKDITEDKEGIPMTLRLKVIDSDTCKPLKKAAVDIWHCDALGIYSGYESMSQGGPGGGTPPSGAPTDLPTDAPTGTPTGTPPSGGPGGGGGGHSEPTDDERYLRGTQLTDQHGYVEFRTVFPGWYQGRAVHIHTKVHVGGKMTDAGYEGGHTCHTGQFFFAESAVLDSAKEKPYSTNTTTRTTLTEDTIYDRSGVTGGLLELSYRRGKMARGVVGSITMGVDPDETHDGTGL; translated from the coding sequence ATGACAGAGAACCAGGGACCCGCGCACAAGAAGAACCTGACCCGACGCAGGGTGATCCTCGCCGGCGGGGCGGTCGTCGCCGCCGCAGGAGTCGGCGCCGGGGTCGTCGCCACCGCCTCGGCGGGCGAGGAGGAGAGCGCCGCCTCCGGCACGACGGCCGGTCAGGGGGAGACGTGCTACCGCCTGACCTCGGAGACCACCGAGGGCCCGTACTACATCGACGCGGACAAGATCAGGAAGGACATCACCGAGGACAAGGAGGGCATCCCGATGACCCTCCGGCTGAAGGTGATCGACTCCGACACCTGCAAGCCGCTGAAGAAGGCGGCCGTCGACATCTGGCACTGCGACGCACTGGGGATCTACTCCGGCTACGAGAGCATGAGCCAGGGCGGCCCCGGCGGAGGCACCCCGCCGAGCGGCGCCCCCACGGACCTGCCGACCGACGCGCCGACCGGAACCCCCACCGGGACACCTCCCTCCGGAGGTCCGGGCGGTGGCGGCGGCGGGCACAGCGAGCCCACCGACGACGAGCGCTACCTGCGGGGCACACAGCTCACCGACCAGCACGGGTACGTGGAGTTCAGGACGGTCTTCCCGGGCTGGTACCAGGGCCGTGCCGTGCACATCCACACCAAGGTCCACGTCGGCGGGAAGATGACCGACGCCGGGTACGAGGGCGGACACACCTGCCACACAGGCCAGTTCTTCTTCGCCGAGTCGGCGGTACTCGACTCCGCGAAGGAGAAGCCGTACTCGACGAATACCACCACCCGCACGACCCTGACCGAGGACACCATCTACGACCGGAGCGGTGTGACGGGCGGACTGCTGGAACTCTCCTACCGCAGGGGGAAGATGGCGCGTGGGGTGGTCGGCTCGATCACGATGGGCGTCGACCCCGACGAGACCCACGACGGCACCGGCCTCTAG
- the aspS gene encoding aspartate--tRNA ligase, with the protein MHRYRSHTCGELRASDVGTDVRLSGWLHNRRDLGGILFIDLRDHYGLVQLVARPGTPGNEALSKLTKETVVRIDGKVSARGADNVNPELPTGEIEIEVTEVEVLGEAAPLPFTINAEDGVNEERRLEYRFLDLRRERMHRNIMLRSSVIASIRSKMVALGFNEMATPILAATSPEGARDFVVPSRLNPGKFYALPQAPQQFKQLLMISGFDRYFQIAPCFRDEDARADRSPGEFYQLDVEMSFVEQEDVFQPIEKLMTELFTEFGNGREVTSPFPRIPFRESMLKYGNDKPDLRAKLELVDISDVFADSGFKAFAGKHVRALPVPDTAGQSRKFFDGLGEYAVEHGAKGLAWVRVGEDGALAGPIAKFLTETDVKTLTERLSLVPGHAVFFGAGEFDEVSKIMSAVRVEAAKRAGHFEEGVFRFCWIVDFPMYEKDEDTGKIDFSHNPFSMPQGGMRDLEEKDPLDILAWQYDIVCNGIELSSGAIRNHEPEVMLKAFAIAGYEAETVEREFAGMLRAFRLGAPPHGGIAPGVDRIVMLLADEPNIRETIAFPLNGNAQDLMMGAPSELDETRLRELNIQLRKPVAAAKDKAEAKDSVARDTGAK; encoded by the coding sequence ATGCATCGGTACAGGTCCCACACCTGCGGCGAGCTCCGCGCCTCTGACGTCGGCACCGACGTCCGGCTGAGCGGCTGGCTGCACAATCGCCGAGACCTGGGCGGCATCCTCTTCATCGATCTGCGTGACCACTACGGTCTGGTGCAGCTCGTGGCCCGCCCCGGTACCCCCGGCAACGAGGCCCTGTCGAAGCTGACCAAGGAGACCGTCGTCCGGATCGACGGCAAGGTCTCCGCGCGCGGCGCCGACAACGTCAACCCGGAGCTCCCGACCGGCGAGATCGAGATCGAGGTCACCGAGGTCGAGGTGCTGGGCGAGGCCGCCCCGCTGCCCTTCACGATCAACGCCGAGGACGGCGTCAACGAGGAGCGGCGCCTGGAGTACCGCTTCCTCGACCTGCGCCGTGAGCGGATGCACCGCAACATCATGCTGCGCTCGTCCGTCATCGCCTCCATCCGCTCCAAGATGGTGGCCCTCGGTTTCAACGAGATGGCGACCCCGATCCTGGCCGCGACGTCCCCCGAGGGCGCCCGCGACTTCGTGGTCCCGTCCCGCCTGAACCCGGGCAAGTTCTACGCCCTTCCGCAGGCGCCGCAGCAGTTCAAGCAGCTGCTGATGATCTCCGGCTTCGACCGCTACTTCCAGATCGCGCCGTGCTTCCGCGACGAGGACGCACGCGCCGACCGCTCGCCGGGCGAGTTCTACCAGCTCGACGTCGAGATGTCCTTCGTCGAGCAGGAGGACGTCTTCCAGCCGATCGAGAAGCTGATGACCGAGCTCTTCACCGAGTTCGGCAACGGCCGCGAGGTCACCTCGCCCTTCCCGCGCATCCCGTTCCGCGAGTCGATGCTGAAGTACGGCAACGACAAGCCGGACCTCCGGGCAAAGCTGGAACTCGTCGACATCTCCGACGTGTTCGCCGACTCCGGGTTCAAGGCGTTCGCCGGCAAGCACGTCCGCGCCCTGCCGGTGCCGGACACCGCGGGCCAGTCCCGCAAGTTCTTCGACGGCCTCGGTGAGTACGCCGTCGAGCACGGGGCCAAGGGCCTCGCCTGGGTCCGTGTCGGAGAGGACGGCGCACTGGCCGGACCGATCGCGAAGTTCCTCACCGAGACGGACGTCAAGACGCTCACCGAGCGGCTGTCCCTCGTCCCCGGCCACGCGGTCTTCTTCGGCGCGGGCGAGTTCGACGAGGTCTCCAAGATCATGTCCGCCGTCCGTGTCGAGGCCGCCAAGCGCGCCGGCCACTTCGAGGAGGGCGTCTTCCGCTTCTGCTGGATCGTCGACTTCCCGATGTACGAGAAGGACGAGGACACCGGCAAGATCGACTTCTCGCACAACCCGTTCTCCATGCCCCAGGGCGGCATGCGGGACCTGGAGGAGAAGGACCCGCTCGACATCCTGGCGTGGCAGTACGACATCGTCTGCAACGGCATCGAGCTGTCCTCCGGCGCCATCCGTAACCACGAGCCCGAGGTCATGCTGAAGGCCTTCGCGATCGCCGGTTACGAGGCGGAGACCGTCGAGCGTGAGTTCGCGGGCATGCTGCGCGCGTTCCGCCTCGGCGCCCCGCCGCACGGTGGCATCGCCCCGGGCGTCGACCGCATCGTGATGCTGCTCGCCGACGAGCCCAACATCCGCGAGACGATCGCCTTCCCGCTCAACGGCAACGCCCAGGACCTGATGATGGGCGCCCCGAGCGAGCTGGACGAGACCCGTCTGCGTGAGCTGAACATCCAGCTCCGCAAGCCTGTCGCGGCGGCGAAGGACAAGGCCGAGGCCAAGGACTCGGTCGCGCGGGACACCGGCGCGAAGTAG